From Brevibacillus marinus, a single genomic window includes:
- a CDS encoding spore germination protein, whose amino-acid sequence MANRLHLFANKTEERRTVSADPAENKQYLDERLGVGESFDVGVHDLRVGGRRILLYYINGFADNQIVTLLLADMNNLADGQLSDDALEQLYHTSIPFFQMTKVSTLDEFMDKVLMGLVGLIIEGEREGLILDAKTYPGRNPEEPDLEKVVRGAHDGFTETLITNTALTRRRVRDERLRFEIMRVGKRSKTDVAIAYLKDVANPQLIATLKERIKNIQIDGIPMAEKTVEEFIIRQSWNPFPLVRYTERPDVAAIHLFEGHALIYVDTSPSVIITPTTYFHHVQHAEEYRQTPVVGAYLRWIRFFGIFASIFLLPLWVLLVLHPSLLPDKLDYIGVKEPGSVPLLAQFILAEIGVDLMRMAAIHTPTPLATAMGLIAAILIGEVAIRVGLLTPEVILYMAVAAIGSYATPSYELSLANRLVRLFLLLMVGFFAVPGFVLGTLFVLLALTLTRSLHTPYLWPFIPFDFQAMKDILIRIAVPLKKTRPSIVKPQNPYRQ is encoded by the coding sequence GTGGCAAACAGGCTGCACCTGTTCGCGAACAAAACAGAGGAGAGGCGGACCGTCTCGGCCGACCCGGCTGAAAACAAGCAGTATTTGGATGAGCGGCTGGGGGTGGGCGAGAGTTTTGACGTTGGCGTGCACGATTTGCGTGTGGGCGGGCGGCGCATTCTGCTTTACTACATCAACGGATTTGCCGACAATCAGATCGTCACCCTGCTGCTGGCTGACATGAACAATCTGGCGGATGGCCAGCTGAGCGACGACGCGTTGGAGCAGTTGTACCATACCTCCATCCCGTTCTTTCAGATGACGAAAGTATCGACGCTCGACGAATTCATGGACAAGGTGCTGATGGGGCTGGTCGGGCTGATCATCGAGGGCGAACGGGAAGGACTGATCCTCGACGCCAAGACTTATCCCGGCCGGAATCCGGAGGAACCGGACCTGGAAAAAGTGGTCCGCGGGGCGCACGACGGCTTTACCGAGACGCTGATCACCAATACGGCGCTCACCCGGCGGCGCGTCCGCGACGAACGGCTGCGGTTTGAAATCATGCGGGTGGGCAAGCGTTCCAAGACAGACGTGGCGATCGCCTACCTGAAAGACGTCGCCAACCCGCAGCTGATCGCCACATTGAAAGAGCGGATCAAAAATATTCAGATCGACGGAATCCCGATGGCGGAAAAGACGGTTGAGGAGTTTATCATTCGCCAATCGTGGAATCCGTTTCCGCTCGTCCGCTACACGGAACGCCCGGATGTCGCGGCGATTCACCTGTTTGAGGGGCATGCGCTGATTTACGTCGATACTTCGCCCAGCGTGATCATAACGCCGACGACCTACTTTCACCACGTGCAGCACGCCGAAGAGTACAGACAGACTCCCGTGGTCGGCGCCTATCTGCGCTGGATTCGCTTTTTTGGCATCTTCGCCTCGATTTTTCTGCTTCCCCTGTGGGTGCTGTTGGTGCTCCATCCATCGCTGTTGCCGGATAAGCTGGACTACATCGGCGTGAAAGAACCGGGCAGCGTCCCGCTGCTCGCCCAGTTTATCCTGGCGGAAATCGGCGTGGACCTGATGCGGATGGCGGCGATTCACACCCCGACGCCGCTGGCTACGGCGATGGGCTTGATCGCCGCGATTCTGATCGGCGAAGTGGCGATCCGAGTGGGGTTGCTGACGCCGGAAGTGATTCTGTACATGGCTGTGGCCGCGATTGGCTCTTACGCCACGCCCAGTTACGAACTCAGCCTGGCCAATCGGCTGGTCCGCCTCTTTTTGCTGCTGATGGTCGGCTTTTTCGCCGTTCCCGGGTTTGTCCTGGGAACCCTGTTCGTGCTGCTCGCGCTGACCTTGACGCGATCTTTGCATACGCCCTATTTGTGGCCGTTTATCCCCTTTGATTTTCAGGCGATGAAAGATATTCTGATCCGCATCGCCGTTCCCCTGAAAAAGACGAGACCCAGCATCGTCAAGCCGCAAAATCCGTATCGCCAATGA
- the sigF gene encoding RNA polymerase sporulation sigma factor SigF has product MGAEIKQAGQPFLTNEQVKELIARSQNGDAEARECLVNNNIRLVWSVVQRFMNRGYEADDLFQIGCIGLLKAVDKFDLNYDVKFSTYAVPMIIGEIQRFLRDDGTVKVSRSLKELANKVRRAKDELYKHYGRSPTVGEVSEALGISPEEVVFAQEANRAPTSIHETVFENDGDPITLIDQIADENMGKWFEQIAIKDAISRLSERERLIVYLRYYKDQTQSEVAERLGISQVQVSRLEKRILKTIRDQIEQ; this is encoded by the coding sequence ATGGGAGCCGAAATCAAACAAGCAGGTCAGCCGTTTTTAACGAACGAACAGGTAAAAGAGTTGATCGCCAGGAGTCAGAACGGCGACGCCGAGGCCCGCGAATGTCTGGTAAACAACAACATCCGCCTGGTCTGGTCCGTGGTCCAGCGGTTTATGAACCGCGGTTACGAAGCGGATGACTTGTTCCAGATTGGCTGTATCGGTCTGTTGAAAGCCGTGGACAAGTTTGACTTGAATTACGACGTCAAATTTTCCACGTATGCGGTCCCGATGATCATTGGCGAGATTCAGCGCTTCCTGCGGGATGACGGAACGGTGAAAGTGAGCCGTTCGCTCAAGGAATTGGCCAATAAAGTGCGGCGGGCCAAGGATGAACTGTACAAGCATTACGGGCGCTCGCCAACCGTCGGCGAGGTGTCCGAAGCGCTGGGAATCAGTCCGGAAGAGGTCGTGTTTGCCCAGGAGGCGAACCGGGCCCCCACCTCCATTCACGAAACCGTGTTTGAAAACGATGGCGATCCGATCACCTTGATTGACCAGATTGCCGACGAGAACATGGGCAAGTGGTTTGAACAGATCGCGATCAAAGATGCGATCAGCCGGTTAAGCGAACGGGAACGACTGATCGTCTACCTTCGTTACTATAAAGACCAGACGCAGTCGGAGGTGGCGGAACGGCTGGGTATTTCGCAGGTGCAGGTCTCCCGGCTGGAAAAGCGAATCCTGAAAACGATACGCGACCAGATTGAGCAATAA
- the spoVAC gene encoding stage V sporulation protein AC → MTTKAKQPFSQLTKKRYKELAARFQPKRNVLLNAWRAFWVGGTICLLGQALQNFYIAVFDFTEKTASNPTVATLIFLSVLLTGLGVYDNIGQYAGAGSAVPVTGFANSIASAAIEHRSEGFVLGVGGNMFKLAGSVIVFGVVSAFIAGLIKTLIGLA, encoded by the coding sequence ATGACGACAAAAGCGAAACAGCCGTTTTCGCAGCTGACGAAAAAACGGTACAAAGAGCTGGCGGCCAGGTTTCAGCCGAAACGCAACGTGCTGCTCAATGCGTGGCGCGCGTTTTGGGTAGGGGGGACGATCTGTCTGCTGGGACAGGCGCTGCAGAACTTCTACATCGCCGTCTTTGACTTTACGGAGAAAACCGCCAGCAATCCGACGGTGGCGACGCTGATCTTTCTTTCCGTCCTGCTGACCGGTTTGGGCGTCTACGACAACATCGGGCAGTACGCCGGGGCCGGTTCGGCCGTACCGGTGACCGGCTTTGCCAACTCGATCGCTTCGGCTGCCATTGAGCACCGCAGCGAAGGGTTTGTCCTGGGCGTGGGCGGCAACATGTTCAAGCTGGCGGGCTCGGTGATCGTGTTTGGTGTGGTTAGCGCCTTCATCGCCGGCCTGATCAAGACCTTGATCGGTCTGGCCTGA
- the spoIIAB gene encoding anti-sigma F factor, with amino-acid sequence MRLEFAALSQNESFARVAVAAFISQLDVTMEELEEIKTVVSEGVTNAIIHGYEEDPAGIVYIEVSLHEDTVELVIEDNGKGIADLELAMQPLYTTKPELERSGMGFTIMENFVDSLEVTTGVGKGTRIRMTKRLSFAKAMQN; translated from the coding sequence ATGCGTCTGGAGTTCGCTGCCCTCAGCCAGAATGAGTCGTTTGCCCGCGTTGCGGTCGCCGCGTTCATCTCGCAATTGGACGTGACCATGGAGGAGTTGGAAGAGATCAAAACGGTGGTCTCGGAGGGGGTAACCAACGCGATCATTCACGGGTACGAAGAAGACCCCGCCGGGATCGTCTACATCGAGGTTTCCCTCCATGAGGACACGGTTGAACTGGTCATCGAAGACAATGGGAAAGGGATTGCCGATCTGGAGCTGGCGATGCAGCCGCTCTACACGACCAAGCCGGAGTTGGAGCGTTCCGGCATGGGCTTTACGATCATGGAAAACTTCGTCGATTCGCTGGAAGTGACAACCGGGGTGGGGAAAGGCACGAGAATCCGCATGACCAAGCGTCTCTCCTTCGCAAAAGCCATGCAAAACTAG
- the lysA gene encoding diaminopimelate decarboxylase yields the protein MYLHGTSRINEKGHLEIGGCDTVQLAREFGTPLYVYDEQLIRENCRAFVEAFQTTGFSFQVAYASKAFCTMAICRLVAEEGLSLDVVSAGELYTALKAGYPAERIHFHGNNKSPEELAMALEAGIGCFVADNFYELEMLNLLAKERGKTAVVLLRITPGVEAHTHEYIATGQQDSKFGLDIQSGQALKAVRRCLQAEALELLGVHCHIGSQIFETEGFVAAVVQVAQFLQTVREECGYTARVVNLGGGYGIRYVEGDTPRTPAHYINAITQAVRTEFAQRQLPFPELWIEPGRSIVGEAGTTLYRIGSVKEIPNVRKYVAVDGGMTDNLRPALYQARYEAGLANRMNEQPGEIVSIAGKCCESGDMLIWDIALPPVQSGDILAVPCTGAYGYAMASNYNRIPRPAVVFVRDGQARLVVERETLDDLVRLDRIADPIPLQR from the coding sequence ATGTATCTGCATGGCACGAGTAGGATCAACGAAAAAGGACATCTCGAGATCGGCGGTTGCGACACGGTGCAGCTGGCCCGGGAGTTTGGTACGCCGCTGTATGTGTACGACGAACAGCTGATCCGCGAAAACTGCCGGGCGTTCGTCGAAGCCTTTCAAACGACCGGTTTTTCCTTTCAAGTTGCTTACGCCAGCAAGGCTTTCTGCACGATGGCAATCTGCCGTTTGGTTGCGGAGGAAGGGCTGTCGCTCGACGTCGTTTCCGCCGGGGAATTGTACACCGCGCTGAAAGCGGGGTACCCGGCCGAGCGCATTCACTTCCACGGCAACAACAAATCGCCGGAAGAGCTGGCGATGGCGCTCGAGGCGGGAATCGGCTGCTTTGTCGCCGACAACTTTTACGAGTTGGAGATGCTGAATCTTCTGGCTAAGGAACGGGGCAAAACCGCTGTGGTCCTGCTGCGGATCACACCGGGGGTGGAGGCGCACACCCACGAGTATATTGCCACCGGGCAGCAGGATTCCAAGTTTGGCCTGGATATTCAGAGTGGACAGGCGCTGAAGGCGGTGCGCCGCTGTTTGCAAGCAGAAGCGCTGGAACTGCTCGGCGTGCACTGCCACATCGGTTCGCAGATTTTTGAGACGGAGGGATTCGTCGCCGCCGTTGTGCAGGTGGCCCAGTTCCTGCAGACGGTGCGGGAGGAATGCGGCTACACGGCCCGCGTCGTCAACCTCGGCGGCGGGTACGGCATCCGCTATGTCGAGGGGGATACGCCGCGCACACCGGCCCACTACATCAACGCGATCACGCAAGCGGTGCGGACGGAGTTTGCTCAGCGCCAGCTCCCCTTCCCGGAATTGTGGATCGAACCGGGGCGCAGTATCGTCGGCGAGGCCGGCACCACCTTGTACCGCATCGGCTCGGTCAAGGAGATTCCCAACGTGCGCAAATACGTGGCGGTGGACGGCGGGATGACCGACAATCTGCGGCCGGCACTCTACCAGGCCCGCTACGAGGCCGGGCTGGCCAATCGGATGAACGAACAGCCGGGGGAGATCGTCTCGATCGCCGGCAAGTGCTGTGAATCAGGTGACATGCTGATTTGGGACATTGCGCTTCCCCCCGTCCAGTCCGGAGACATCCTCGCGGTTCCCTGTACCGGCGCTTACGGGTACGCCATGGCCAGCAATTACAACCGGATCCCTCGCCCTGCGGTGGTATTCGTGAGGGATGGCCAGGCGCGCCTGGTGGTGGAACGGGAAACCCTGGATGACCTGGTTCGGCTGGATCGCATCGCCGATCCCATCCCCCTGCAGCGCTAA
- a CDS encoding stage V sporulation protein AE — protein sequence MAEQARKVILITDGDDVARRAVESVARQVGGRCISLSAGNPSPLGGAQLVELIKQAAADPVMVMFDDNGNCGRGLGEQAIEYVLLHPDIEVLGVIAVASNTRFVVGTRVQYSVDKDGNIVEDAVDKDGNPLKQLDKHIYGDTVDVLHKYRIPWVIGIGDIGKMQGKDSLRRGCPVTRKAVEWILERSGWSGKQAAPVREQNRGEADRLGRPG from the coding sequence ATGGCAGAGCAAGCGCGCAAAGTGATTCTGATTACCGATGGTGACGACGTCGCCCGGCGTGCGGTGGAAAGCGTGGCCAGGCAGGTGGGCGGGCGCTGCATTTCCCTGTCCGCGGGCAATCCGAGCCCGCTCGGCGGGGCGCAGCTGGTGGAGCTGATCAAGCAGGCCGCTGCCGACCCGGTCATGGTGATGTTTGATGACAACGGGAATTGCGGTCGCGGGCTGGGCGAACAGGCGATCGAGTACGTCCTGCTTCACCCGGATATTGAGGTGCTCGGCGTGATCGCTGTCGCTTCCAATACCCGCTTCGTCGTCGGCACGCGGGTGCAGTATTCGGTCGACAAAGACGGCAACATCGTGGAGGATGCAGTCGACAAGGACGGCAATCCGCTCAAGCAGCTGGACAAGCACATCTACGGAGATACCGTCGACGTTTTGCACAAGTACCGGATTCCCTGGGTGATCGGCATCGGCGATATCGGCAAGATGCAGGGAAAGGACAGTCTCCGCCGCGGCTGTCCGGTGACGCGGAAAGCGGTGGAATGGATCCTGGAAAGGAGTGGATGGAGTGGCAAACAGGCTGCACCTGTTCGCGAACAAAACAGAGGAGAGGCGGACCGTCTCGGCCGACCCGGCTGA
- a CDS encoding bifunctional diguanylate cyclase/phosphodiesterase, which produces MLSRWQRLLGKRPVILAGKKMRLRSRISQEISRGASVLLFYVDIVKLTEVETRYGELAAKHLLERFEKILYGVSRTVFADTGNLLGIENLWGDDYAVYVSFSAIRSEEEYRVLSIAFQRQIEDQLNQQSPLFSRGDLRIHIGFAAFAGRDITKEIYTTVRHAIHMAKYGLTSEKYAKIMEYNRILQEQAIHAVYMPIVSLHDGIPLGWEALARGPENSPFYAPASLFAYAEETDTVFRLEQICRRRALEQLRYLKPCEKLFLNLDPRAIDDPFLLRGSLFRLLEEMNLSPHNIVLEVTERQAITNYPMFRRIIEEYRRKGYLIAVDDAGAGYSSLESILEIYPDYIKLDMSLIRSIDVDTIKQALLETFVQFADKVKCQIIAEGVETERELQTLVELGVPYAQGYYLGKPVSGLTATSGAAMNQIHLVRKKRQELQRVQWLSAPRIGEIITQTKCVDSATKVRAVHQIFEQNQRIESIVVLEERKPLGLLMRYQLYQVLGGQYGIALYYERPVSQIMNRSPLIVRNDETINEVARKAMAREAYHLYDVVLVVDDAGCFVGVVSVQALLDKLATIRLEMATYANPLTGLPGNHAIERELANRLQGDADFVVVYCDLDRFKWFNDRYGFEMGDQIILRTARLLQECLQTEGDGSEFLGHIGGDDFILISHPAKAEAIIREITRALPAAFQEIYSKYNRDHTETPDLTMSLAAVLVKPAEGQTVEQISKRAAVLKREAKRRAGTVCVTDCLETGMSKMFVGN; this is translated from the coding sequence ATGTTGTCACGCTGGCAGCGGCTTTTGGGAAAACGGCCGGTCATCCTCGCGGGGAAAAAGATGCGCTTGCGTTCGCGAATCAGCCAGGAAATTTCCAGGGGCGCTTCCGTTTTGCTCTTTTACGTCGATATCGTCAAACTGACGGAGGTGGAAACGCGATACGGCGAGCTGGCGGCGAAGCACCTGCTGGAGCGGTTTGAAAAAATTTTGTACGGCGTGTCGCGAACCGTGTTTGCGGATACAGGAAATCTGTTGGGAATCGAAAATTTGTGGGGCGACGATTACGCGGTATACGTGTCGTTTTCCGCGATCCGCAGCGAGGAAGAGTACCGCGTGTTGTCCATCGCCTTTCAGCGGCAAATTGAGGACCAGTTGAACCAGCAAAGCCCGCTGTTCAGCCGCGGCGACTTGCGAATACACATTGGCTTTGCCGCGTTCGCCGGGCGGGACATCACCAAGGAGATTTACACGACTGTCCGGCATGCGATCCACATGGCCAAATACGGGCTCACGTCGGAAAAATACGCGAAAATCATGGAGTACAACCGGATTCTCCAGGAGCAAGCGATACACGCCGTCTACATGCCGATCGTCTCGCTGCATGACGGCATTCCCCTCGGCTGGGAGGCGTTGGCCCGCGGGCCGGAGAACAGTCCGTTTTACGCTCCCGCTTCGCTGTTTGCTTATGCGGAAGAGACGGACACGGTCTTTCGTCTCGAACAGATCTGCCGCCGCCGGGCGTTGGAGCAGCTGCGCTACCTCAAGCCGTGCGAGAAACTGTTTCTCAATCTCGATCCCCGCGCGATCGACGATCCGTTTCTGCTCAGGGGCAGCCTGTTCCGGCTGCTGGAGGAGATGAATCTCAGCCCGCACAACATTGTCCTGGAGGTAACCGAGCGGCAGGCGATCACCAACTATCCGATGTTCCGCAGGATCATCGAAGAGTACCGGCGCAAGGGATACCTGATCGCGGTCGACGATGCCGGAGCGGGTTACTCCAGCCTGGAGTCGATTTTGGAAATTTATCCGGACTACATCAAGCTGGACATGTCGCTGATTCGCAGCATCGATGTGGATACGATCAAACAGGCCCTGCTGGAGACTTTCGTCCAGTTTGCCGACAAAGTGAAGTGCCAGATCATCGCCGAAGGCGTGGAGACGGAGCGGGAATTGCAGACCTTGGTCGAACTGGGCGTGCCGTATGCGCAAGGCTACTACCTCGGCAAACCCGTAAGCGGGCTGACCGCCACCAGCGGCGCGGCGATGAATCAAATTCACCTGGTGCGCAAAAAACGGCAGGAGCTGCAGCGGGTTCAGTGGTTGTCCGCGCCGCGGATCGGGGAGATCATCACCCAGACCAAATGCGTCGACAGTGCGACGAAAGTGCGGGCGGTTCACCAAATCTTTGAACAGAATCAGCGCATTGAATCAATCGTCGTGCTGGAGGAGAGGAAACCGCTTGGCCTGCTCATGCGCTATCAACTCTATCAGGTGCTGGGCGGCCAATACGGGATCGCCCTGTATTACGAACGACCGGTCTCGCAGATCATGAACCGCAGTCCGCTGATTGTGCGAAACGATGAAACGATCAACGAAGTGGCGCGGAAGGCAATGGCCAGGGAAGCCTACCACCTGTACGACGTGGTGCTCGTTGTCGACGACGCGGGATGTTTCGTAGGTGTCGTGTCGGTACAAGCCTTGCTGGACAAACTGGCGACGATCCGCCTGGAAATGGCCACCTATGCCAACCCGTTGACCGGCCTGCCGGGAAACCACGCAATCGAACGGGAACTGGCCAACCGGCTGCAGGGGGACGCCGACTTTGTGGTCGTCTATTGCGACCTGGACCGGTTTAAGTGGTTTAACGACCGCTACGGTTTTGAGATGGGCGATCAAATTATCCTCCGCACCGCCCGGCTGCTGCAGGAATGCCTGCAAACAGAAGGGGATGGCAGCGAGTTTCTCGGCCATATCGGGGGCGATGACTTTATCTTGATCAGCCATCCCGCCAAGGCGGAGGCGATCATCCGCGAGATCACCCGCGCACTGCCCGCAGCGTTTCAGGAGATTTACAGCAAGTACAATCGCGACCATACCGAGACGCCCGATTTGACGATGTCCCTGGCCGCTGTTCTGGTCAAACCGGCAGAAGGGCAAACCGTAGAGCAGATCTCCAAGCGGGCGGCGGTCCTGAAGCGGGAAGCGAAACGGCGAGCCGGCACGGTTTGCGTGACCGATTGTCTGGAGACAGGTATGAGTAAAATGTTCGTGGGCAACTGA
- the spoVAD gene encoding stage V sporulation protein AD → MTTLTVPSRKLGKQSWRFTGQTRLIASAAVVGPQEGKGPLAAFFDKVYGDLYAGQDTWEKAERQMMEEAIAIALRKAGLAKQQVDLILAGDLLNQNITASFTAEMLGMPLLGMFGACSTSMLTLANAAALVDAGYADCVLAACSSHNATAERQYRYPTEYGGQKPPSAQMTVTGAGAAVVGRAGDGPVITYATMGNVVDMGVTDPFDMGTAMAPAAVSTLTAHFRDTGRQPRDYDLIVTGDLAAVGYPIAKELLRKEGFELDHVYQDCGLLIYAPEQQVQAGASGCACSAAVTYGYLVKQMLSGQLKKVLVCATGALLSPVSYQQGHSIPCIAHAVALEMPDAR, encoded by the coding sequence GTGACGACGCTGACCGTGCCAAGCCGCAAACTGGGCAAGCAATCCTGGAGATTTACCGGCCAGACGCGCCTGATCGCGTCAGCCGCTGTCGTCGGTCCGCAAGAGGGCAAAGGACCGCTCGCCGCTTTTTTTGACAAAGTGTACGGCGACCTCTACGCCGGTCAAGATACCTGGGAAAAAGCGGAACGGCAGATGATGGAAGAGGCCATCGCGATCGCCCTGCGCAAAGCCGGATTGGCCAAGCAGCAGGTGGATCTGATTCTGGCCGGCGATTTGCTGAACCAAAACATCACCGCTTCGTTTACGGCGGAGATGTTGGGGATGCCGCTGTTGGGCATGTTTGGGGCCTGTTCCACGTCCATGCTGACGCTGGCCAATGCGGCGGCGCTGGTCGATGCCGGATATGCCGACTGTGTGCTGGCCGCCTGCAGCAGCCACAATGCCACGGCGGAGCGGCAGTACCGCTATCCCACCGAATACGGCGGACAAAAACCGCCATCTGCGCAGATGACGGTAACGGGTGCGGGCGCCGCTGTCGTCGGGCGGGCTGGCGACGGGCCGGTGATCACGTATGCGACAATGGGAAACGTCGTCGACATGGGAGTGACCGACCCGTTTGACATGGGCACCGCGATGGCTCCCGCGGCCGTCTCGACGCTGACCGCTCATTTCCGCGACACGGGCCGCCAACCGCGGGACTACGACCTGATTGTCACCGGCGATCTGGCCGCGGTGGGTTATCCGATCGCCAAGGAACTGCTGCGCAAAGAGGGATTTGAGCTGGATCACGTCTATCAGGACTGCGGATTGCTGATCTATGCTCCAGAGCAGCAGGTGCAGGCGGGGGCCAGCGGCTGCGCCTGCAGCGCTGCCGTCACCTATGGCTATCTCGTGAAACAAATGCTCAGCGGCCAACTGAAAAAAGTTCTCGTCTGCGCCACGGGAGCGCTTTTAAGCCCGGTAAGTTACCAGCAGGGCCATTCCATCCCGTGCATCGCGCACGCCGTAGCGCTGGAAATGCCGGATGCGCGGTAG
- the spoVAE gene encoding stage V sporulation protein AE yields the protein MEYLIAFVVGGLICVIGQLLMDVVKLTPAHVMSALVVAGVVLDFVGFYDPFIEFAGAGATVPITSFGHSLYHGAIAEAEKHGIIGVLTGIFEVTSAGVSAAIIFGFLAALVCRPKG from the coding sequence GTGGAGTATCTGATTGCCTTTGTCGTCGGCGGCTTGATCTGCGTGATCGGCCAACTGCTGATGGACGTGGTCAAGCTCACCCCGGCACATGTGATGAGCGCACTGGTCGTCGCCGGTGTCGTGCTCGACTTTGTCGGGTTTTACGATCCGTTTATCGAATTCGCCGGGGCGGGCGCCACCGTGCCGATTACCAGTTTCGGCCACTCGCTGTACCACGGGGCGATTGCCGAAGCGGAAAAGCACGGGATCATTGGCGTGCTGACCGGAATCTTCGAGGTAACCAGTGCGGGTGTATCCGCCGCGATCATTTTCGGCTTTCTCGCGGCACTGGTCTGCAGGCCGAAAGGATGA
- the spoIIAA gene encoding anti-sigma F factor antagonist — protein sequence MSLAVEMETKHDVLVVRLQGELDHHTANELRTKVDEALANADIRHMVLSLKDLVFMDSSGIGVILGRYKQISARSGEMVVCSINPTIQRICEMSGLFKVIKFRESEAEALHVLGVA from the coding sequence ATGAGTCTTGCGGTCGAGATGGAGACCAAGCACGACGTTCTCGTCGTTCGTCTGCAGGGAGAACTGGATCATCACACGGCGAACGAATTGCGAACGAAAGTGGACGAGGCGCTGGCGAATGCGGATATCCGCCACATGGTGTTAAGCCTGAAAGATCTGGTTTTTATGGACAGTTCCGGGATTGGCGTGATTCTTGGCCGCTACAAACAGATCTCCGCGCGTTCCGGGGAGATGGTGGTTTGCTCGATCAACCCCACCATTCAGCGGATCTGTGAAATGTCAGGATTGTTCAAGGTGATCAAGTTCCGCGAGAGCGAAGCGGAAGCGCTGCACGTATTGGGGGTGGCGTAA
- a CDS encoding D-alanyl-D-alanine carboxypeptidase family protein, whose amino-acid sequence MKSSYRSLACTILCFVFFSSPVLAASEAEPELNIAPKATSAVLMEMDSGTILYEKNAHQKLPPASITKIMTLLLIMEAIDRGELKLTDTVRTSERAASMGGSQIFLQAGEEMTVEDMIKGIAIASGNDASVAMAEHIGGTEEAFVAKMNQRAKQLGMKNTHFANSNGLPAPDHYSTAYDIAIMSRELLKHELITKYTGIYQDYLRKDSNNPFWLVNTNRLVRFYEGVDGLKTGYTSEARYCLSATAKRNNMRVIAVVMGEPDTKTRNSEVTAMFNYAFNHYQVFPIYKKGETVQQLTVDKGRQAKVNVVTSQDVSLLIKRGERPEMFTREVVLKPFLQAPLKKEEVVGHIFIKKEGVEVARIDLHPEKAIQQASLWEILKRTSKHILLNHHS is encoded by the coding sequence ATGAAAAGCAGCTATCGCAGTCTGGCTTGTACGATTCTTTGTTTCGTCTTTTTTTCCTCGCCCGTATTGGCCGCTTCCGAAGCGGAACCCGAGCTGAACATCGCGCCAAAAGCCACCTCCGCGGTCCTGATGGAGATGGATTCGGGAACCATTTTGTACGAAAAAAACGCGCACCAGAAGCTGCCGCCGGCCAGCATCACGAAGATCATGACCTTGCTGTTGATCATGGAAGCGATTGACCGGGGGGAGCTGAAGCTGACCGATACCGTGCGGACGAGCGAACGCGCGGCATCGATGGGCGGCTCGCAAATCTTCCTGCAAGCCGGGGAAGAGATGACCGTCGAAGACATGATCAAAGGCATCGCGATCGCTTCCGGCAACGACGCATCCGTCGCGATGGCCGAGCATATCGGCGGGACCGAGGAGGCGTTCGTCGCCAAGATGAACCAACGGGCCAAGCAGTTGGGGATGAAAAATACCCACTTTGCCAATTCCAACGGACTGCCCGCCCCCGACCACTACTCCACGGCGTACGACATCGCCATAATGTCGCGCGAACTGTTGAAACACGAACTGATCACCAAGTATACCGGAATCTATCAGGACTATCTGCGCAAGGACAGCAACAATCCGTTCTGGCTGGTCAACACCAACCGTTTGGTGCGCTTTTATGAGGGCGTCGACGGTTTGAAGACCGGCTACACCTCAGAGGCCCGATACTGCCTCTCCGCGACGGCGAAACGAAACAACATGCGGGTGATCGCCGTGGTGATGGGCGAACCGGACACCAAGACGCGCAACAGTGAAGTGACTGCGATGTTTAACTATGCGTTTAATCACTACCAGGTGTTTCCGATCTACAAAAAAGGGGAAACGGTCCAACAGCTCACGGTGGACAAAGGACGGCAGGCAAAGGTCAACGTGGTCACCTCGCAGGATGTCAGCCTGCTGATCAAACGCGGGGAACGGCCGGAGATGTTTACCCGCGAAGTGGTGCTCAAGCCGTTTCTGCAGGCGCCGCTGAAAAAGGAAGAGGTGGTCGGCCACATTTTCATCAAAAAGGAGGGCGTCGAAGTCGCCCGCATCGACCTGCATCCGGAAAAAGCCATACAGCAAGCAAGCCTGTGGGAGATTCTAAAACGAACGTCGAAGCACATTTTGCTCAACCATCATTCCTGA